CGAGACCGCGCGGAAGGAGTTCCCCGACCACGACGTGACCGTGCGCGGGGCCGTGAGCATCGGGCGCCGCCTGATGGATCCCCTGGCCGAGCTGGTGAAGATCGACCCCAAGAGCATCGGCGTGGGCCAGTACCAGCACGACGTGGACCAGCGCGCCCTGAAGCGCTCCCTGGACGACACCGTGATGAGCTGCGTGAACGCGGTGGGCGTGGACGTGAACACGGCCAGCGCCGAGCTGCTGACCTACGTCTCGGGGCTCGGACCGCAGCTGGCGGGCAACGTCGTGGCCTGGCGCGACGCCCACGGCGCCTTCGCCAGCCGCCGCCAGTTGCTGAAGGTCGAGCGCCTCGGACCCAAGGCCTACGAGCAGGCGGCGGGCTTCCTGCGCATCCGCGACGGGAAGAACCCCCTGGACGCCAGCGCCGTGCACCCCGAGAGCTACGAGGTGGTGGCCCGCATGGCGGCCGACCTGGGCCGGGACGTGAAGGAGCTGGTGGGCGACGAGTCGGCCACCCGGGGCCTGGACCTGCGGCGCTACGTCGACGACGCCGTGGGCCTGCCCACCCTGCAGGACATCGTGGCCGAGCTGGCCAAGCCCGGGCGCGACCCCCGCGAGGGCTTCGAGGCCTTCAGCTTCGCCGAGGGCGTCGACAAGCCCGAGGACCTGCGCGAGGGGATGGTGCTGCCGGGGATCGTGACCAACGTGACGAACTTCGGGGCCTTCATCGACGTGGGCGTGCACCAGGACGGTCTGGCCCACATCAGCCAGCTGGCGGACCGCTTCGTGCGCGATCCGGCCGAGGTGGTCAAGGTGGGCCAGGTGGTGCGGGCGCGGGTGCTGGACGTGGACCTCGAGCGGCGGCGCATCTCGCTCTCGCTGAAGGACGGTTGAGACCGGTCTAGTCGGCGGGCCGCGCCTTGAAGCCGAGCCCGTCGACGGCCGCGACCACNNNNNNNNNNNNNNNNNNNNNNNNNNNNNNNNNNNNNNNNNNNNNNNNNNNNNNNNNNNNNNNNNNNNNNNNNNNNNNNNNNNNNNNNNNNNNNNNNNNNCTGTTCTGGCAGTGGCTGCAGTTCATGCCCTCGACCACGAATTCCTGCTTCTGCATCGTCGTTCCTTCCGCCGGCGCGTGGCAGGCGCCGTCCTCGCAGCAGTCCGGCTGGCGCCGCGAGCGCCACCAGCTCCAGGTCATCACGGCCACCAGGGCCGCGCCGAACACGTGGTGCCACCAGGCGACGCCGTCGTGGTGGTGGGCGTGGTCGCCCAGGGCGGGCAGCAGGTCGGCCGCCCGCGGCATCAGCCAGTCGAGCAGCACGCCGCCGCCGAAGGCCGCCACGGCCACCGTGGCCAGGTAGATCAGCATGGTGCGGCGCCCGAGCACGCGGCCGATGGTGGTCAGGGTGGCCGCGTTGGTGGCGGGGCCGGCCACCAGGAAGGCCAGGGCCGCGCCGGGCGTGGCGCCCAGGGCGATGAAGCCCGCGGCCAGGGGCACGCTCGCCGTGGCGCACACGTAGATGGGGATGCCGACGGCCATCATCAGCGCGATCGACAGCGGTCCCCGGCCGAGGTAGGCGCCCAGGAAGTCCTCCGGCACGGCGGCGGCGATGAGGCCCGCGATGAGGATGCCCCACAGCAGGGCCCGGCCGATGTCGCCGGGCAGGGTGACGGTGCCGTAGGACCAGGCGGCGCGCAGGCGGGCGGCCAGGCCGCGGGGACGGTCGTCGGTCACGCCGTTGGCGCCGGCGAGGCCCCGGCCGTCGGCGGAGCTGCGGTGGGCGTCCGGCTCGGCGGCCTGCACCGCGGCGCCACCGAGCACGCCCGTGGCCAGGGCCGCCAGGGGCCGGAAGACGGCGAAGAACGGGCCCAGCATGGAGTACGTGATCAGGATCGAGTCGACGCCCGTCTGGGGCGTCGAGAGCAGGAACGCGGTGGTGGCCGCGCGGCTGGCGCCGTGCTGGCGCAGGCTCGCCGCCACGGGGATCACGCCGCACGAGCAGAGGGGCAGCGGCACGCCGAAGAGCGACGCCTTGAAGACGGGCGCCAGGCCGCGGCCGCCCAGGTGGCGCTCCATCCACACGGGCGAGATGAAGACCGACAGCAGGCCGGCGACGGCGAAGCCCAGCAGCAGCCAGCCCGCCATCTCGGCGGTGAGCCGCCAGGTCTCGGTGGCGAAGTGCACGAGGAAGTCGATCACGGTGTCGATGGGCGGTACCGTCCTGTGGGCCGGGGGTCAGTCGTCGCGGTAGCGGACCCGCGTGCCCAGATCGACGGACAGGCGGATCTCGGCGGGACTCAGGTCGCCGGGGAACAGGCAGCCCGAGATCTTGGCGCCGCGGAAGCTCGCGCCGCGCAGGATCGCCCGGCTGAAGTCGATCCCGCGCAGGTCGGCGTCGCGGAAGTAGGCGTCGGTGAAGTCGAGGCCCTCGGCGTCGAGGCCGCGCAGGTCCAGGGCGCGCAGGTTCGTGCCGCGCAGTTCGCAGGTGCCGCCCGCTTCCTTCTTGATGTTGAAGGCCTTCACGTTGTCGACCCGCAGCAGCTGGTACATGGGGTCCTTGGTGATGATCGGCCTGCGGTCGTCCATGCTTCACCTCGCCGGCCCGGAGCCGGTGCACACAGGGTAAATCCGTCGCGCCGGATTGGCGAGGTTCACGCCGCCCCGGCCTCCCGTTCGATGCGGCGGGCCTCGGCCACGCCCGCCGCCACGTCGACGCGCGCCAGCAGCACGCCCCCGACCACGAAGAAGGCCAGCAGCGACAGGATGCCCAGCCGGCCGGTGCCCGTCACCTGGCTGACGATCCCGAACACCAGCGGACCGGTGACGCCCGCCAGCTTCCCGCTCGTGGCGAAGAAGCCGAAGTACTCGGCGCTGCGGTGGGCCGGGACCATGACCGCGAACAGGGAGCGGCTCAGAGCCTGGGCCCCGCCCTGGACCATGCCCACCGCCCCCGCCAGCAGGTAGAAGTGCAGGGGCGAAGCCATGAAGTAGCCCCCCACGCTGATTGCGAGATAGCCCGCGAGGGTGAGCAGCACCGTGCGCTTGGCTCCCCAGGCCTGGGCCAGGCGCCCGCAGGCCAGTGCGCAGGGGATGCCCACCACCTGCGTCAGCACCAGGGCCCCGATCAGGTGGGTGCGGCCGATGCCCAGTTCCGAACCGTAGGCCGTGGCCATCTTGACGATGGTGCCGATGCCGTCGTTGTAGATCCAGTACGCCAGCAGGAAGACGAGCAGCGACCGCTGGCGCCGGATCTCGCCGAAGGTGCGCCACAGGCGCCGGAAGCCCTGCCGGGCCACCGGACCGGTGCCCGTGTCGCCGGCCTCGCGCACCACCGGCGGCTCGGGCACGTGCCGCAGCAGCGGCACCGAGAACACGCCCCACCACACGGCGACGCTCACGAAGGAGACCTTCAGCGCCACGCCGGCGTCCGGCAGGCCGAACCAGCCCGGCCGCATGACCCAGGCCAGGTTCAGCAGGAGCAGCAGCCCGCTGCCGGCGTAGCCGAGGCTGTAGGCCCGGGCCGACAGGCGGTCCAGTTCGGGGCCGCGGGCCAGTCCCGGCAGCAGCGATTCGTAGAAGACGATCGAGGCCGCGAACCCGAAGTTGGCCCCGACATAGAGCAACGCCGCGGTGCGCCACGCCCCCGGCCCGATGAGCACGAACAGGGCCGTGAAGAGCACGCCCAGGCCGGCGAAGAAGGCCAGGTAGCGCTTGCGCCCGCCGGTGACGTCGGCCACGGCCCCGAGGACGGGCGCGGTCACGGCGACGAGCAGCAGCCCGCCCGCCGTGACGTAGCCCCACAGGGCGGTGGCCGTGCCCGGGGCGAAGCCGGCGTCGAGGGCCAGGCCGCGAAAGAAGGGCGGGAACAGGGCCGACATGACCGACAGGGCGAAGGCCGAGTTGGCCCAGTCGTACAGGCTCCAGGCGCGCCGGGCGCGCTGCAGGCCGTCCGCGGCGGTCATGGCAGCGGCCGCGCCGGCTTGACCGCGCGCAGGGCGAAGAGGGTCCCCATGTAGCGGCTGGCGGTGTCGTCGGTCGCGGGCGGGAAGACGTCCTCGTAGAAGCCGGTGATGGCGAAGCCGGCCGCGGTCTGGCCCCCGATCAGCGCGTCGAGGGTGTGGCTGAACTCGTAGGGCGTGCCCTCGGCCTCGAAACGGCGGCGCTGGTCCGGCGGCAGGCTGGAGATGTCGGCATAGGGCAGCGTGTACCGGACCTCCAGTTCCCCCCGCTCGGACTTGTCGAAATCGAAGAGATAGTAGGCCGGATTCATGTGCCCGGAGAGAAAGACTCCGTCCGGCCGCAGCACGCGGAAGGCCTCGGCCCAGACGGGCGCGAGGTCCGGCACGAAGCAGGTGCTGCACGGATTGAAGACGAGGTCGAAGCCGCCGGAGGCGAAGGCGCCGAGGTCGGCCATGTCCCCCTCGACCAGGACGAGGTCGAGGCCCTCGCGCGCGGCCACCTGCCGGTCCTGGGCCAGCTGCGCCGGCGAGTTGTCGAGCACCGTCACCTGGGCGCCGACCGCGGCGAGCACCGGCCCCTGCTGCCCCCCGCCCCCGCCCAGCAGCAGCACGCGCGCGCCGGCCAGCGGCGGGAACCAGGCGGCCGGCACGGTCCGGTGCGAGGTGAGCTTGATGGCGAACTCGCCGCGGCGCGCGGCGGCGATCACCCGGCGCGTCACGGGAATGGTCCAGGGGCTGCGGCGCCGGACCTGGTTGTCCCAGGCGGCGGCGTTGTAGCGGCGGATGTCCATGGGCGCGGCCTACCAGTAGTAGGAGATGCCGGCCTGCGGGATCACCTTGATGTCCCCGCTCTTGCCGAGATGGGCGAAGTCGGCCTCGACCTTCCAGGCCCAGCGCGAGCCCTGCAGGTACTCGAGCCCGACGCCGCCGCCGAGGTTCCAGTTCTTGTCGGTGTCGAAGACGTCCTGGCCGCCGCTCGTGCCCACCAGTTCCCTGCGGTAGAAGTAGCCCACGCCCGCGTTGATGAACAGGCGCAGGCGCTGGTCCTGCCGCAGCAGGTAGTTCAGGTTGAACCCGACGTCGTGCTGCTTCTTGTCCTCGGTGTGCCAGACGCCGCCGGCCACCTGCAGGTACAGCCACCAGCGCAGGGGCATGCGGAAGGCCAGCCCGTGGCCGCCGAGCTGGCCGTAGTGCAGGCCGATGGCGCCTTCGAGGGGGTCGGCGGTCTGGTTCCAGTCGCGCACGGCGTCCTGGGCCCGGACCGGCGGGGCCGGAAGGGTCGCGGCAGCCAGGACCAGGGCCAGCGCCACGAGCGCCACGGCCCCCGGACGGCGCCGGCGACAGGCTGGGAAGGGGATGATCCGGGACATGGCTCCATCTTTCGTCGCGGGGTCAGCATCCTGCCGGGATCATGATGCGCCAGTCGCCCCCCCGCTGGCAACCCCCGAATGCGCCCGCGGCCGCGCGATCGGGGCTGCCCCGGGCCGCGGACCTGTGCTAGGCTGGCCGCCACCCGAACCGCAGCGAAAGGAATCGCCCTTGTCCACTCCCCTGATCCACCCCGACCAGAGCTGGGCCGTCTGGACGGTGCTGGTCGGCGCCGCCGCCTTCGGCTTCCTCGGCGAGAACAGCCGCATCGGCCGCCGCTTCTCGGGCGCCATCCTGACCATGACGGCGACCTTCGTCCTGTCGAACCTGGGCGTGATCCCCGCCGACGGCGTGCCCGCCTACGACGTGGTGTGGGGCTACCTGGTCCCCCTGGCCATTCCCCTGCTCCTGTTCCGGGCCGACCTGCGGCGCATCCTGCGCGAGGCGGGCCCCACCCTGCTGGCCTTCGCCATCGGCGCCGTGGGCACGGTGCTCGGCACGATCGTCGCCTTCCACGTGGTGCCGCTGGGCGAGGAGGGCTGGCAGCTGGCCGCCGTCTTCTCGGCCACCTACATCGGCGGCAGCATGAACTACGCGGCCGCGGCCGAGGCGGTGGGCCTGCGCTCGGGCGACCTGCTCAGCGCCGGCGTCGCGGCCGACAACCTGGTCATGGCCCTCTATTTCCTGGTCCTCTTCGCCCTGCCCGGCATCGCCGCCCTGCGCGGCCGCTTCCCCGTGCGCCACCACGCCCTGGCCGAAGGCTCGGCCGAGCTCGACGCGCACCGGGAGCAGACGTCGTCGTTCCCGCCGGTGGGCACCACGGCCCTGGCCGTGGCCATCGCCCTGGGCCTGTGCGCGGTGGGCTTCGGCCTGGCCGGCCTGACCGGCTGGAAGGGCAGCGGCATCCTCGTCGTCACCGCCCTGACCGTCACCCTGGCCACGCTGCTGCCCGGGCCGTTCCGGCGCCTGGACGGGGCCGAGGTCGTGGGCACCTTCCTGATGCAGATCTTCTTCGCGGTGGTCGGCGCGAGCGCCAACATCGCCGTCGTGCTCAAGGTGGGCCCCGTGCTGTTCTTCTTCGCGGCCCTGATCCTGACCATCCACCTGCTCGTGCTGCTGCTCGGCGGCTGGCTGCTGCGGCTCGACCTGAGCGAGCTGGTGATCGCCTCGAACGCCAACATGGGCGGCCCGACCACGGCCGCGGCCATGGCCGTGGCGCGCCGGTGGCAGACCCTGGTCCTGCCGGCTATCCTGTGCGGGACCCTGGGCTACGCCGTGGCCACCTTCGTGGGCGTCGCCCTCGGCCACTGGCTCCGTTAGGACGCGACAAGGAGAATTCGACCATGAAGACGGTGCTGATCATCGGGGCGGCGGTGCTCGTCGGCGGGGCGGCCTTCGGGCTGCTGGGCCTGCGCGGCGCCCTGGCCTCGGGCATGCAGAAGCCGGCCGCCGAAGCCGACGGGGTCCTCTGGCCCCTGGCCACCCACACCCTCGCCGGCGAGGAGACGACCCTCGAGCCGTGGCAGGGCCAGGTCGCCCTGGTGGTGAACGTGGCCAGCAAGTGCGGCCTGACGCCCCAGTACGAGGGCCTCGAGGCCCTGTAC
This DNA window, taken from bacterium, encodes the following:
- a CDS encoding SO_0444 family Cu/Zn efflux transporter; the encoded protein is MIDFLVHFATETWRLTAEMAGWLLLGFAVAGLLSVFISPVWMERHLGGRGLAPVFKASLFGVPLPLCSCGVIPVAASLRQHGASRAATTAFLLSTPQTGVDSILITYSMLGPFFAVFRPLAALATGVLGGAAVQAAEPDAHRSSADGRGLAGANGVTDDRPRGLAARLRAAWSYGTVTLPGDIGRALLWGILIAGLIAAAVPEDFLGAYLGRGPLSIALMMAVGIPIYVCATASVPLAAGFIALGATPGAALAFLVAGPATNAATLTTIGRVLGRRTMLIYLATVAVAAFGGGVLLDWLMPRAADLLPALGDHAHHHDGVAWWHHVFGAALVAVMTWSWWRSRRQPDCCEDGACHAPAEGTTMQKQEFVVEGMNCSHCQN
- a CDS encoding pentapeptide repeat-containing protein translates to MDDRRPIITKDPMYQLLRVDNVKAFNIKKEAGGTCELRGTNLRALDLRGLDAEGLDFTDAYFRDADLRGIDFSRAILRGASFRGAKISGCLFPGDLSPAEIRLSVDLGTRVRYRDD
- a CDS encoding MFS transporter, with protein sequence MTAADGLQRARRAWSLYDWANSAFALSVMSALFPPFFRGLALDAGFAPGTATALWGYVTAGGLLLVAVTAPVLGAVADVTGGRKRYLAFFAGLGVLFTALFVLIGPGAWRTAALLYVGANFGFAASIVFYESLLPGLARGPELDRLSARAYSLGYAGSGLLLLLNLAWVMRPGWFGLPDAGVALKVSFVSVAVWWGVFSVPLLRHVPEPPVVREAGDTGTGPVARQGFRRLWRTFGEIRRQRSLLVFLLAYWIYNDGIGTIVKMATAYGSELGIGRTHLIGALVLTQVVGIPCALACGRLAQAWGAKRTVLLTLAGYLAISVGGYFMASPLHFYLLAGAVGMVQGGAQALSRSLFAVMVPAHRSAEYFGFFATSGKLAGVTGPLVFGIVSQVTGTGRLGILSLLAFFVVGGVLLARVDVAAGVAEARRIEREAGAA
- a CDS encoding class I SAM-dependent methyltransferase → MDIRRYNAAAWDNQVRRRSPWTIPVTRRVIAAARRGEFAIKLTSHRTVPAAWFPPLAGARVLLLGGGGGQQGPVLAAVGAQVTVLDNSPAQLAQDRQVAAREGLDLVLVEGDMADLGAFASGGFDLVFNPCSTCFVPDLAPVWAEAFRVLRPDGVFLSGHMNPAYYLFDFDKSERGELEVRYTLPYADISSLPPDQRRRFEAEGTPYEFSHTLDALIGGQTAAGFAITGFYEDVFPPATDDTASRYMGTLFALRAVKPARPLP
- a CDS encoding DUF819 family protein yields the protein MAPSFVAGSASCRDHDAPVAPPLATPECARGRAIGAAPGRGPVLGWPPPEPQRKESPLSTPLIHPDQSWAVWTVLVGAAAFGFLGENSRIGRRFSGAILTMTATFVLSNLGVIPADGVPAYDVVWGYLVPLAIPLLLFRADLRRILREAGPTLLAFAIGAVGTVLGTIVAFHVVPLGEEGWQLAAVFSATYIGGSMNYAAAAEAVGLRSGDLLSAGVAADNLVMALYFLVLFALPGIAALRGRFPVRHHALAEGSAELDAHREQTSSFPPVGTTALAVAIALGLCAVGFGLAGLTGWKGSGILVVTALTVTLATLLPGPFRRLDGAEVVGTFLMQIFFAVVGASANIAVVLKVGPVLFFFAALILTIHLLVLLLGGWLLRLDLSELVIASNANMGGPTTAAAMAVARRWQTLVLPAILCGTLGYAVATFVGVALGHWLR